A portion of the candidate division WOR-3 bacterium genome contains these proteins:
- a CDS encoding glutaredoxin family protein codes for MADKNKKKVILYALSTCVWCRKTKNLLSQLKIDYQCFDVDLLKSEEKEKVISEMKKYNPQLSFPTLVIDEDLVIIGYDEEKIKKELT; via the coding sequence ATGGCCGATAAAAATAAGAAAAAAGTAATTTTATATGCTTTAAGCACTTGTGTTTGGTGTCGAAAAACGAAAAATCTTCTCAGCCAGTTGAAAATTGACTATCAATGCTTTGATGTCGATTTGTTAAAAAGCGAAGAAAAAGAAAAAGTAATTAGTGAAATGAAAAAATATAATCCCCAATTATCTTTTCCTACCTTGGTGATTGACGAAGATTTAGTAATCATTGGTTATGATGAAGAAAAAATAAAAAAAGAATTAACTTAA
- a CDS encoding ferredoxin-thioredoxin reductase catalytic domain-containing protein, producing MIDQKLINYWYEKLKKEAEESGYFLNPDEEFTKNLIEGLLINQERYGYFACPCRLASGDKEKDLDIICPCDYRDQDINEYGNCYCGLYVSYDIYTGKKQVKTIPERRGKRKEIKSSEGKITNLKLSLPVWRCKVCGYLCAREEPPEICPICKARKERFERFI from the coding sequence ATGATTGACCAAAAATTGATTAATTATTGGTATGAAAAACTGAAAAAAGAAGCCGAAGAAAGTGGTTACTTTTTAAATCCTGATGAAGAATTTACAAAAAATTTAATTGAAGGATTACTTATTAATCAAGAGAGATACGGCTATTTTGCTTGTCCTTGTCGATTGGCAAGTGGTGATAAAGAAAAAGATTTGGATATTATCTGCCCCTGTGATTATCGGGATCAAGATATAAATGAATACGGCAACTGCTACTGTGGGTTATACGTTTCCTATGATATCTATACCGGAAAGAAACAGGTAAAAACAATTCCTGAAAGAAGAGGAAAAAGAAAGGAAATAAAATCGAGCGAAGGAAAAATAACCAACTTAAAGTTATCTTTACCAGTGTGGCGGTGTAAAGTTTGTGGCTATCTTTGTGCTCGAGAAGAACCACCCGAAATCTGTCCAATTTGTAAAGCAAGAAAAGAAAGATTTGAAAGATTTATCTAA